A stretch of the bacterium SCSIO 12827 genome encodes the following:
- the guaB gene encoding IMP dehydrogenase encodes MADLREALTFDDVLLVPAASNVLPNTADTTTRLTREITLGIPLVSAAMDTVTESALAIAMAQAGGIGVLHKNMTPEDQAAEVRKVKKFESGMVINPVTMFPDQTLADALRIKEHTGFSGMPVVERDTGKLVGIITNRDIRFAENLKQPVSELMTRNQPDLPLITVKENVSRDEAKRLLHKFRIERLIVVDEAYRCVGLVTVKDIEKEQAHPNACKDDQGRLRVAAATGVGDDGRARAEALIDAGVDVVVVDTAHGHSQGVLDAVNIIKKMSNRTQIIGGNVATPEGAKALIDAGADAVKIGIGPGTICTTRMVAGVGMPQLTAIMESAEACGKAGVPCIADGGIKYSGDVAKAIAAGAEAVMIGSLFAGTDESPGEVFLYQGRSFKSYRGMGSLGAMARGSADRYFQAEVSDSLKLVPEGVEGRVPYRGPLGTIVHQLVGGLRAAMGYTGCATIQELRTKPEMRRITGAGLRESHVHDITIAREAPNYRSEP; translated from the coding sequence ATGGCCGACCTGAGAGAAGCGCTGACGTTTGACGATGTTCTCCTGGTCCCGGCTGCGTCCAATGTTCTTCCCAACACCGCCGATACCACGACCCGCCTGACCCGCGAGATCACGCTGGGCATTCCGCTTGTGTCCGCCGCCATGGATACGGTAACGGAAAGCGCCCTGGCCATCGCCATGGCCCAGGCCGGCGGCATCGGTGTCCTGCACAAGAACATGACGCCCGAGGATCAGGCTGCCGAGGTCCGCAAGGTCAAAAAATTCGAAAGCGGCATGGTCATCAATCCGGTGACCATGTTTCCCGACCAGACCCTGGCCGACGCGTTGCGCATCAAGGAACACACCGGGTTTTCTGGCATGCCCGTGGTCGAACGCGACACGGGCAAACTGGTCGGCATCATCACCAACCGCGATATCCGCTTCGCCGAGAACCTGAAGCAACCGGTATCCGAGTTGATGACCCGCAACCAGCCCGACCTGCCGCTGATCACGGTCAAGGAGAACGTGTCGCGCGACGAGGCCAAGCGGCTTCTGCACAAGTTCCGCATCGAACGCCTGATCGTGGTCGACGAAGCCTACCGCTGCGTCGGCCTGGTCACGGTCAAGGACATCGAAAAGGAACAGGCCCACCCCAACGCCTGCAAGGACGACCAGGGCCGCCTGCGCGTCGCGGCAGCCACCGGCGTCGGCGACGACGGCCGGGCACGGGCCGAGGCGCTGATCGACGCCGGGGTTGACGTGGTCGTCGTCGATACGGCGCACGGCCATTCCCAGGGCGTTCTCGACGCCGTCAACATTATCAAGAAAATGTCCAACCGGACCCAGATCATCGGCGGCAACGTGGCCACCCCGGAAGGCGCCAAGGCGTTGATCGACGCCGGGGCCGATGCCGTGAAGATCGGCATCGGGCCGGGCACCATCTGCACCACGCGCATGGTCGCGGGTGTCGGCATGCCGCAGCTGACGGCGATCATGGAATCGGCGGAAGCCTGCGGCAAAGCGGGCGTGCCCTGCATCGCCGACGGCGGCATCAAGTATTCCGGCGACGTCGCCAAGGCCATCGCGGCCGGCGCCGAGGCAGTGATGATCGGATCGCTGTTCGCCGGCACGGACGAAAGCCCGGGCGAGGTGTTCCTTTACCAGGGCCGGTCGTTCAAGTCGTATCGGGGCATGGGATCGCTGGGCGCCATGGCGCGGGGATCGGCCGACCGCTATTTCCAGGCCGAAGTGTCCGACAGTCTGAAACTGGTGCCCGAAGGGGTCGAAGGCCGCGTGCCCTATCGCGGGCCGCTCGGCACCATCGTCCATCAGTTGGTCGGCGGTCTCCGGGCCGCCATGGGCTATACCGGTTGCGCCACCATCCAGGAACTGCGCACCAAACCGGAAATGCGCCGCATCACCGGGGCGGGACTACGCGAAAGCCACGTCCATGACATCACCATCGCCCGCGAGGCCCCCAACTACCGCTCGGAACCCTGA
- a CDS encoding RlmE family RNA methyltransferase, with protein sequence MSTGSGKSGSGRSGSGRPGTTKTRTTQFSGRGLHNRVKTAKGRKTSSKMWLERQLNDPYVAEAKARGYRSRAAFKLLELDSMFGLLKKGARVVDLGAAPGGWTQVAVDAVGAGKGPKGGQVVAIDIQGMDPVQGATVILQDFMDPDAPDRIKDALTGPADLVLSDMAAPATGHRQTDHLRIMGLCEAAFDFACEVLAPGGGFVAKVLKGGTENELLAQMKRRFAMVKHAKPPASRADSAESYVVATGFRPDPKT encoded by the coding sequence ATGAGCACGGGTTCAGGCAAGTCAGGGTCCGGGCGGTCCGGTTCAGGCCGCCCCGGCACGACGAAAACGCGCACGACGCAATTTTCCGGGCGCGGCCTGCACAACCGCGTAAAAACCGCCAAGGGCCGCAAGACGTCGTCCAAGATGTGGCTGGAACGTCAGCTGAACGACCCTTACGTGGCCGAAGCCAAGGCGCGGGGGTACCGCTCCCGCGCGGCATTCAAGCTGCTGGAACTCGATTCCATGTTCGGCCTGCTGAAGAAGGGCGCCCGAGTGGTCGATCTGGGCGCCGCCCCCGGCGGCTGGACCCAAGTCGCCGTCGATGCCGTCGGCGCCGGCAAGGGCCCGAAAGGCGGGCAGGTCGTGGCCATCGACATTCAAGGCATGGACCCTGTCCAGGGCGCCACGGTAATCCTGCAGGACTTCATGGACCCGGACGCCCCCGACCGCATCAAGGACGCCCTGACCGGGCCCGCCGACCTGGTGCTGAGCGACATGGCCGCGCCCGCCACCGGCCATCGGCAGACCGACCATCTGCGCATCATGGGGCTGTGCGAGGCGGCTTTTGATTTCGCCTGCGAGGTTCTGGCCCCCGGCGGCGGCTTCGTCGCCAAGGTGCTGAAGGGCGGGACGGAAAACGAGCTTCTGGCCCAAATGAAACGGCGCTTTGCCATGGTCAAGCATGCCAAGCCGCCGGCCAGCCGCGCCGATTCCGCCGAAAGCTATGTCGTGGCCACCGGATTCCGCCCCGACCCCAAGACCTGA